Proteins co-encoded in one Seriola aureovittata isolate HTS-2021-v1 ecotype China chromosome 1, ASM2101889v1, whole genome shotgun sequence genomic window:
- the LOC130169547 gene encoding up-regulator of cell proliferation-like, which yields MAAAEKPVRVDKMGARMLFNFLSKLGLKEFYPNKLTLHSLLEINKSNIYEEAVESVEKIPWCFLRKLFKINAECRSCTQSLINDAAGDNRVNPLDLIVALFLCADSFLQQEMALKMSMCQFPVPLLLPHGNRSQCTLMLWALRDIVKEWRPHDLSESRGFVEENIVQANIPCYSFVRLKNCSLSKSQILNHVLNSGQQNNNIFINREMEGGADERQIANGLVEVCWYLPSGKGKMDIFPEPVAIVNLRGEISESLTQFNFLFQVSTATFVFLDKVEENEHRILTSLQDVKSKLFLVINQMKGQKLTCVKTMVDELDLPSSRVKVKNPKTNVAEFSKTLNEAIKTPLLGVKTTSIVNMFDKAVELGLCVDESKTDKHQKAAEEIMDSIGMQRIQDYKKQQLPLQGENWKRLSKLEKEECRLRESGDTSLEKYKCQLQEEKQRIREEQRKYKMSKGMKSFIEYLSTADKEKRDFFFKWMKLKFNTRSQKELSVLRNKFKEQCNNKNTKLMAEVDQALLDSSLGIEHYMREMGLIYEFSIISSTKTADEISCLPGLAAEMLLDGYPLELLDGDASNIPERWVTDVLMELHKKVGQKSRLLVLTVLGVQSSGKSTLLNTMFGVQFPVSSGRCTRGAFMLFLKVGEDMQSDMNCDFIVLIDTEGLKSPHLAQLEDSYEHDNQLATFVIGLSDITVINIAMENSNEMKDVLQIATHAFLRMKEIGKKPVCHFVHQNVAAVSAHAKTMTDRKHLLDQLNEMTQLAAEMEKQPGIKAFTDLLEYDIEKNNWNIPGLWHGTPPMAPVNTGYSEAVADFKKKLLKTVKSDTRDEVSQIPEFLEWMRSLWKAVKYENFIFSFRNTLAAHAYDNLCKEFNQWEWEFRKEILSWQTEAELEILNADNESQLETWNRLVTSKKSEVSEKITDQQKIMKEKLSDYYKRKDKHVNLIEKQKGDFFNSITKLGNEIKHSVCIKLDCILEQKISSKKAQDIQRDYRGVIEERVMKLLSDCKESKLSDEQLTYEFEKMWAEATINVSGLKERDIIACVLKQMRKNFSNLNVNEKLQNIEDLKEIGRDPFKTTIHHTDSFMKKFKKLWRADVQSFADSVIESCTRFILDKVKTTGDYQDSFTKDLLEKIDEFLTQSHKPRKTTTQFEIDLKLHICGIASREFLHMHRKFLSDNDPRTPLEKYKTQYLSDFLDLYKERDHCQQFPVRLEAKNTRNIMQLCIGHKVLESI from the exons atggcagctgcagaaaagcccgtacGTGTGGACAAAATGGGGGCCCGAA tgCTATTCAACTTTCTATCCAAACTTGGCCTGAAAGAATTTTATCCCAACAAACTTACTCTTCATTCTCTCTTGGAGATCAACAAAAGCAACATATATGAAGAAGCTGTTGAATCAGTTGAGAAAATACCATGGTGTTTTCtcagaaaactgtttaaaatcAATGCTGAATGCAGGAGCTGTACACAATCATTAATCA ATGACGCTGCAGGAGATAATAGGGTTAACCCTCTCGACCTCATAGTTGCACTCTTCCTTTGTGCTGACAGCTTCTTGCAACAAGAAATGGCCCTCAAGATGTCAATGTGCCAGTTTCCTGTCCCTCTGCTGTTGCCCCATGGTAATAGGAGTCAGTGTACCTTGATGCTGTGGGCTCTCAGAGACATCGTCAAAGAGTGGCGTCCACATGATTTGTCTGAATCAAGAGGGTTTGTCGAAGAAAACATTGTCCAAGCAAATATACCGTGCTATTCCTTTGTCAGACTGAAGAACTGCAGCTTATCAAAGTCCCAGATTCTGAATCATGTTCTCAACAGTGGACAACAGAATAACAATATCTTCATAAACAGAGAAATGGAAGGAGGAGCAGATGAAAGACAAATTGCAAATGGATTGGTGGAGGTTTGCTGGTACCTTCCCTCTGGCAAAGGAAAAATGGACATATTTCCAGAGCCAGTTGCCATTGTGAATTTGCGAGGAGAGATTTCTGAGTCACTCACACAATTCAACTTTCTTTTTCAAGTGTCAACAGCTACATTTGTATTCCTGGACAAAGTTGAAGAAAATGAGCACAGGATTCTGACTTCTCTTCAAGATGTGAAATCCAAACTCTTCTTAGTTATCAATCAAATGAAAGGACAGAAATTGACGTGTGTCAAGACAATGGTTGACGAATTAGATTTACCAAGTAGCAGAGTTAAggtcaaaaacccaaagaccAATGTTGCAGAGTTTTCAAAAACACTTAATGAGGCGATCAAGACACCCCTGTTAGGTGTCAAAACCACAAGCATTGTAAATATGTTCGACAAAGCTGTTGAACTTGGTCTGTGTGTGGACGAaagcaaaactgacaaacatcAGAAAGCAGCTGAGGAGATCATGGACAGCATTGGGATGCAACGTATACAGGACTACAAGAAACAACAACTTCCTTTACAAGGAGAGAACTGGAAAAGGTTATCAAAGTTAGAAAAGGAGGAGTGTAGATTGAGGGAATCTGGTGACACAAGCCTTGAAAAGTATAAATGTCAgctacaggaagaaaaacagcgAATTAGGGAAGagcaaagaaaatacaaaatgtccAAAGGAATGAAGAGTTTTATTGAATATCTATCTACagctgacaaagaaaagagagatttttttttcaagtggaTGAAACTCAAGTTTAATACACGTTCACAGAAAGAACTGTCTGTGTTGCGTAACAAATTCAAAGAGCAAtgcaataacaaaaatacaaaactcaTGGCAGAGGTAGATCAAGCGTTGTTGGATAGCTCTTTAGGAATAGAGCATTACATGAGAGAGATGGGACTGATCTATGAGTTCTCCATTATCAGCTCAACAAAAACTGCAGATGAAATATCTTGTCTCCCTGGTTTGGCTGCTGAAATGTTGTTGGATGGATATCCTTTAGAGCTCTTGGATGGAGATGCTTCCAACATCCCAGAGAGGTGGGTGACAGATGTGCTGATGGAGCTTCACAAGAAGGTTGGACAGAAGAGCAGACTGTTGGTACTGACTGTGTTGGGTGTTCAAAGTAGCGGGAAGTCAACACTCCTCAACACCATGTTTGGTGTGCAGTTTCCTGTCAGCAGCGGCAGATGCACAAGAGGAGCTTTCATGCTCTTCCTCAAAGTTGGAGAGGATATGCAAAGCGATATGAACTGTGACTTTATAGTTCTCATTGACACAGAGGGTCTAAAGTCTCCACATTTGGCACAATTAGAGGACAGTTATGAGCATGACAACCAGCTGGCAACCTTTGTCATTGGCTTGAGTGATATCACTGTTATCAACATTGCAATGGAAAACTCAAATGAAATGAAGGATGTCCTGCAAATTGCAACTCATGCATTCTTGAGAATGAAAGAAATTGGTAAAAAGccagtttgtcattttgttcaCCAGAATGTTGCTGCAGTTTCAGCTCATGCAAAAACCatgactgacagaaaacatctctTGGACCAACTCAATGAAATGACTCAACTTGCAGCTGAAATGGAAAAGCAACCTGGTATTAAAGCATTCACAGATTTGCTGGAATATGACATCGAAAAGAACAACTGGAACATCCCAGGACTCTGGCATGGAACCCCACCAATGGCACCAGTGAACACAGGTTACAGTGAAGCTGTGGCAGATTTCAAGAAAAAACTTTTGAAGACGGTAAAAAGTGACACAAGAGATGAAGTCTCACAGATCCCAGAGTTTCTAGAATGGATGAGAAGTCTCTGGAAAGCAGTGAAATATGAGAACTTCATCTTTAGCTTCAGAAACACTCTTGCAGCTCATGCCTATGACAACCTTTGCAAAGAGTTTAATCAGTGGGAATGGGAATTCAGAAAAGAAATTCTCTCCTGGCAGACAGAAGCAGAGTTAGAAATCTTAAATGCTGACAATGAATCTCAGCTAGAAACCTGGAACAGACTGGTTACATCAAAAAAATCTGAGGTGTCAGAGAAAATAACAGAccaacaaaaaataatgaaggaGAAACTCTCTGACTACTACAAAAGGaaagacaaacatgtaaatctgatagagaaacaaaaaggtgaCTTTTTCAACAGTATCACTAAACTTGGAAACGAAATTAAACACTCTGTTTGTATTAAACTGGACTGCATCCTTGAACAAAAAATAAGTTCCAAAAAGGCTCAGGACATTCAGAGAGATTACAGAGGTGTGATTGAAGAGCGAGTCATGAAGCTCCTAAGTGACTGCAAGGAGTCCAAACTGTCCGATGAACAGCTGACATATGAGTTTGAAAAGATGTGGGCTGAAGCCACCATAAATGTGTCTGGTCTGAAGGAGCGTGATATAATAGCATGTGTCCTGAAGCAGATGAGAAAAAATTTCTCAAACCTGAATGTCAATGAGAAATTGCAGAATATTGAAGATCTGAAGGAGATCGGGAGGGATCCATTTAAAACTACAATTCATCACACAGACTCCTTTATGAAGAAGTTTAAAAAACTGTGGAGAGCAGATGTGCAGAGCTTTGCCGACAGTGTCATTGAGTCTTGTACACGGTTCATACTTGATAAAGTGAAGACGACTGGAGATTACCAAGACTCCTTCACAAAGGATCTTCTGGAAAAAATTGATGAGTTCCTTACACAAAGCCACAAGCCCCGCAAAACAACTACACAGTTTGAGATTGATCTGAAGCTTCACATCTGTGGCATTGCCTCAAGAGAGTTCCTTCACATGCACAGGAAATTCTTATCAGACAATGATCCTCGGACTCCGCTGGAGAAGTACAAGACTCAGTACCTGTCAGATTTTCTTGATTTGTACAAAGAGAGAGATCACTGCCAAC AGTTCCCTGTGAGGCTGGAGGCAAAGAACACAAGAAACATCATGCAGCTGTGCATCGGCCACAAGGTCTTGGAGAGTATATGA